In Acidovorax sp. GBBC 1281, a single window of DNA contains:
- a CDS encoding DUF2946 family protein, with protein sequence MDDIVKQAIAKWPNVPDCYGWLGLDARGRWYMRDDATQAQGPFPQAKGSLLAHGKLIDFIQRNYEADAQGRWFFQNGPQRVYVELEITPVVWRIEPDFTLVAHTGRASTARECLLDEAGRLYLFDGTVLGLAHTLDMETAAQAVEAGQWDPQPVQAADLPVRYGYVLQPSVFRV encoded by the coding sequence ATGGATGACATCGTCAAACAGGCCATCGCCAAGTGGCCCAACGTTCCCGACTGCTACGGCTGGCTGGGGCTCGACGCGCGGGGCCGCTGGTACATGCGCGACGACGCCACCCAGGCCCAGGGGCCTTTCCCGCAGGCCAAAGGCTCGCTGCTGGCGCACGGCAAGCTCATCGACTTCATCCAGCGCAACTACGAGGCCGACGCCCAGGGGCGCTGGTTCTTCCAGAACGGCCCGCAGCGCGTGTACGTGGAACTGGAGATCACCCCGGTGGTCTGGCGCATCGAGCCGGATTTCACCCTGGTCGCCCACACCGGCCGCGCCTCCACCGCCCGCGAATGCCTGCTGGACGAGGCCGGGCGCCTGTACCTGTTCGACGGCACCGTGCTGGGGCTGGCGCACACGCTGGACATGGAAACCGCCGCGCAGGCGGTCGAGGCCGGGCAGTGGGACCCGCAGCCAGTGCAGGCAGCC
- a CDS encoding YheT family hydrolase: MKYVAPRWLPGGHLQTIWPALASRRVLAAPPAYRRERWTAPDGDFVDVDFLEPAAGAGTQADPGRPLLVLFHGLEGSSRSHYAEAFADVARERGWAYAVPHFRGCSGELNLAPRAYHSGDHEEIAWILARLAQRQADGALGADGTPGPRAPLLAVGVSLGGNALLRWAAEAGASASRSADAVAAVCSPLDLAAGGAAIGRGFNRQVYTRMFLRTMVPKALAKLRQHPGLFDRQALLAARDLYDFDNVFTAPLHGFRDTDDYWRRASAQPLLGRIRIPALAVNARNDPFVPASSLPRAGQAGPHVTLWQPAHGGHVGFAQGRLPGHVRAMPAEVAGWLAAHGAPDYAAGGTPSIPSRHG, translated from the coding sequence ATGAAATATGTAGCGCCTCGCTGGTTGCCCGGCGGCCACCTGCAGACCATCTGGCCAGCGCTGGCCTCGCGCCGGGTGCTGGCCGCGCCACCGGCCTACCGGCGCGAGCGCTGGACGGCGCCGGACGGCGATTTCGTGGACGTGGACTTCCTGGAGCCGGCCGCAGGGGCCGGGACGCAGGCCGATCCTGGCAGGCCGCTGCTGGTGCTGTTCCACGGGTTGGAGGGCTCGTCGCGCAGCCACTATGCCGAGGCCTTCGCCGATGTGGCGCGCGAGCGCGGCTGGGCCTACGCCGTGCCGCATTTCCGGGGCTGCAGCGGCGAGCTCAACCTGGCCCCGCGCGCCTACCACTCGGGCGACCACGAGGAGATCGCCTGGATCCTGGCACGGCTGGCGCAGCGGCAGGCCGACGGCGCCCTCGGGGCCGACGGCACGCCCGGCCCGCGCGCGCCGCTGCTGGCGGTGGGCGTGTCGCTGGGCGGCAATGCGCTGCTGCGTTGGGCTGCCGAGGCCGGCGCCAGCGCCTCGCGCAGCGCCGATGCGGTGGCGGCCGTGTGCTCGCCGCTCGACCTGGCCGCGGGCGGGGCGGCCATCGGCCGGGGCTTCAACCGGCAGGTGTACACGCGCATGTTCCTGCGCACCATGGTGCCCAAGGCGCTGGCCAAGCTGCGCCAGCACCCGGGCCTGTTCGACCGGCAGGCCCTGCTGGCCGCGCGCGACCTGTACGACTTCGACAACGTGTTCACCGCGCCGCTGCACGGCTTTCGCGACACCGACGACTACTGGCGCCGCGCCTCGGCCCAGCCGCTGCTGGGGCGCATCCGCATCCCGGCGCTGGCCGTCAATGCGCGCAACGATCCGTTCGTGCCGGCGTCCAGCCTGCCGCGCGCGGGGCAGGCTGGACCCCACGTCACGCTGTGGCAGCCCGCGCACGGCGGGCACGTCGGCTTCGCCCAGGGGCGCCTGCCGGGCCACGTGCGCGCCATGCCGGCCGAGGTGGCCGGCTGGCTGGCGGCCCACGGGGCACCGGACTACGCGGCCGGCGGAACCCCCTCGATACCATCGCGCCATGGATGA
- a CDS encoding YybH family protein translates to MTRSPYRAATLGGSADETEAAFYEALQTGNLERLMACWAEEDDIVCVNPGGPRLLGAAAIRAAFSAMFEHGTLRARPAQVHRVQAMASAVHSVVEHVEVVLDGGVREAIVQSTNVYHKTPQGWRLVAHHASPGTVHEAQAPGHPPPVLH, encoded by the coding sequence ATGACCCGATCCCCCTACCGCGCCGCCACCCTGGGCGGCTCCGCCGACGAGACCGAAGCCGCCTTCTACGAAGCCCTGCAAACGGGCAACCTGGAACGCCTGATGGCGTGCTGGGCCGAGGAGGACGACATCGTCTGCGTCAACCCCGGCGGCCCGCGCCTGCTGGGCGCCGCGGCCATCCGCGCCGCCTTCAGCGCCATGTTCGAGCACGGCACCCTGCGCGCACGGCCGGCCCAGGTGCACCGGGTGCAGGCCATGGCCAGCGCGGTGCACAGCGTGGTCGAGCACGTCGAAGTGGTGCTGGACGGCGGGGTGCGCGAGGCCATCGTGCAGTCCACCAACGTCTACCACAAGACCCCGCAGGGCTGGCGCCTGGTGGCCCACCACGCCAGCCCGGGCACCGTGCACGAAGCCCAGGCGCCGGGCCACCCGCCGCCGGTGCTGCATTGA
- a CDS encoding LemA family protein: MKRLLATLAAVLALSGCGYNDFQRLDEQSKAAWSEVLNQYQRRADLVPNIVATVKGEAAFEQDTLTKVVEARAKATSIQVTPETLNNPEAFNKFQAAQGELSGALSRLMVVAERYPQLQANQAFRDLRVTLEGTENRITVARNRYIQTVQEYNVLARSFPTNVTAKVFSYDPKPSFTVQNEAQISTPPAVDFSKPASKP; encoded by the coding sequence ATGAAACGTCTTCTTGCCACCCTGGCCGCCGTCCTGGCCCTCTCGGGCTGCGGCTACAACGACTTCCAGCGCCTGGACGAGCAGTCCAAGGCCGCCTGGAGCGAGGTGCTCAACCAGTACCAGCGCCGCGCCGACCTGGTGCCCAACATCGTCGCCACCGTCAAGGGCGAGGCCGCCTTCGAGCAGGACACGCTGACCAAGGTGGTCGAGGCCCGCGCCAAGGCCACCTCCATCCAGGTGACGCCCGAGACGCTGAACAACCCCGAGGCATTCAACAAATTCCAGGCCGCGCAGGGCGAGCTGTCCGGCGCACTCTCGCGCCTGATGGTGGTGGCCGAGCGCTACCCGCAGCTGCAGGCCAACCAGGCGTTCCGCGACCTGCGCGTGACGCTGGAGGGCACCGAAAACCGCATCACCGTGGCGCGCAACCGCTACATCCAGACGGTGCAGGAGTACAACGTGCTCGCGCGCAGCTTCCCCACCAACGTTACGGCCAAGGTGTTCAGCTACGACCCGAAGCCCAGCTTCACCGTGCAGAACGAGGCGCAGATCTCCACCCCGCCGGCGGTGGACTTCTCCAAGCCGGCGTCCAAGCCCTGA
- a CDS encoding TPM domain-containing protein, whose translation MALAHVRLALTALFLMAIGCFGTPAQAQRAVPALSARVIDQTGTLSAADRQALDTRLAAIEKSHGSQVVVLMVPTTAPEELAAFANRVGNAWKVGRKDVGDGVLVLVAKDDRKMRIEVAKALEGAIPDIAAARIIDGAMKPRFREGDYAGGLSAAVNQIGARIAGESLPLPSDTSERAARSAPGVDWTDLAIFLFFGVMVGGPVARGIFGNRLGGLLLGGGVGGLAFLFTTSVLLAGGAGLIALLYTWLFSGTGLSLGGRRGGGIGTSTGGFGGWSGGSGGGSSSDGGGFSSGGGGDFGGGGASGDW comes from the coding sequence ATGGCCCTGGCGCACGTTCGCCTCGCGCTGACAGCTCTCTTTTTGATGGCCATCGGCTGTTTCGGCACGCCAGCGCAGGCGCAGCGCGCCGTGCCGGCACTGAGCGCGCGCGTGATCGACCAGACCGGCACGCTCAGCGCGGCCGACCGGCAGGCGCTGGACACGCGCCTGGCTGCCATCGAAAAATCTCACGGCTCGCAGGTCGTGGTGCTGATGGTGCCCACCACCGCGCCCGAGGAACTGGCCGCGTTCGCCAACCGGGTCGGCAACGCCTGGAAGGTCGGCCGCAAGGACGTGGGCGACGGCGTGCTGGTGCTGGTGGCCAAGGACGACCGCAAGATGCGCATCGAGGTGGCCAAGGCGCTGGAAGGGGCCATCCCCGACATCGCCGCCGCGCGCATCATCGACGGCGCCATGAAGCCGCGCTTTCGCGAGGGTGACTACGCAGGCGGCCTGTCCGCCGCGGTGAACCAGATCGGCGCGCGCATCGCCGGCGAATCGCTGCCCCTGCCCAGTGACACCAGCGAACGCGCGGCCCGGTCCGCGCCGGGCGTGGATTGGACCGACCTCGCCATCTTCCTGTTCTTCGGCGTGATGGTGGGCGGCCCGGTGGCGCGCGGCATTTTCGGCAACCGCCTGGGCGGCCTGCTGCTGGGCGGCGGCGTGGGCGGGCTGGCGTTTCTGTTCACCACCAGCGTGCTGCTGGCCGGCGGCGCCGGGCTGATCGCGCTGCTCTACACCTGGCTTTTCAGCGGCACCGGCCTGTCCCTGGGCGGGCGGCGCGGCGGCGGGATCGGCACGTCCACCGGGGGCTTCGGCGGCTGGAGCGGTGGCAGTGGCGGCGGCAGCAGCAGCGATGGCGGCGGCTTCAGTTCGGGCGGCGGCGGCGATTTTGGCGGCGGCGGCGCCTCGGGAGACTGGTGA
- a CDS encoding TPM domain-containing protein, with product MAKTSLAPAAPPSALWRIARLVRHRWVEGRLHQALPPDVLERITRRVAASERRHTGQIRICAEGGLPTSYLWRGATARERAVTLFGKLRVWDTEHNNGVLIYLLVAEQAIEIVADRGLARAVPPETWRTLVVHMGEAFRAGRYEDGLTQALAEVSALLVQHFPAHAQAAQGTAEGAGLPDAPVLSGDALLKE from the coding sequence ATGGCAAAGACCTCGCTGGCCCCCGCGGCCCCCCCTTCGGCCCTGTGGCGCATCGCGCGGCTCGTGCGGCACCGCTGGGTGGAAGGCCGCCTGCACCAGGCGCTGCCGCCCGACGTGCTGGAGCGCATCACGCGCCGCGTGGCCGCCAGCGAGCGCCGCCACACCGGGCAGATCCGCATCTGCGCCGAAGGCGGCCTGCCCACCAGCTACCTGTGGCGCGGCGCCACCGCCCGCGAGCGGGCCGTCACGCTGTTCGGCAAGCTGCGCGTGTGGGACACCGAGCACAACAACGGCGTGCTTATCTACCTGCTGGTGGCCGAGCAGGCCATCGAGATCGTGGCCGACCGGGGCCTGGCCCGCGCCGTGCCGCCCGAGACCTGGCGCACCCTGGTCGTGCACATGGGCGAGGCCTTTCGCGCCGGGCGCTACGAGGACGGCCTGACGCAGGCGCTGGCGGAGGTGTCGGCGCTGCTGGTGCAGCACTTTCCGGCGCACGCGCAAGCCGCCCAGGGCACCGCGGAGGGTGCCGGGCTGCCTGATGCGCCGGTGCTGAGTGGCGATGCGCTGCTGAAGGAATAG